In one bacterium BMS3Abin11 genomic region, the following are encoded:
- a CDS encoding beta-1,4-mannooligosaccharide phosphorylase, protein MTAAKPPPIIERCPDNPILTRDDIPYPVETVHNAGMTQYDGRTIMLFRSHLRSGRSIIGIAESEDGFKFTVGPEPFLVPSTDGAFGEYEAFGVEDPRISCIDGEYLITYSAYSRHGVRIGLARTCDFRSIERVALITQADMRNVVIFPQRFNGRYARLDRPHSEISPWSVWLSWSPDLVHWGDSEVVMKPVPYHWDESKIGPGATPIRTERGWLSIYHGVFETMDGAVYRLGVALHDLANPAKIIGVSDEWVLAPEDPWEITGYVHNVVFTCGAVADDDGGVKIYWGGADTVMCAGTARLDDLVDLCLSNSRAPW, encoded by the coding sequence ATGACCGCAGCTAAACCACCGCCAATCATCGAACGCTGTCCGGACAACCCGATCCTTACGCGGGACGACATCCCCTACCCGGTGGAGACCGTGCACAACGCCGGCATGACACAATACGACGGCCGCACCATCATGCTGTTTCGATCCCACCTGCGTAGCGGCCGGTCGATCATCGGCATCGCCGAGAGTGAGGACGGCTTCAAATTTACGGTCGGCCCGGAGCCGTTCCTGGTGCCGTCGACAGATGGCGCCTTTGGTGAATACGAGGCTTTTGGGGTGGAGGACCCCAGAATCTCGTGTATAGACGGGGAATACCTGATTACCTACAGCGCCTATTCGCGCCACGGTGTGCGTATCGGGCTGGCCAGGACCTGTGATTTCCGATCCATTGAGCGCGTGGCGTTGATCACCCAGGCGGACATGCGCAATGTCGTTATCTTTCCGCAGCGGTTCAACGGCCGCTACGCCCGCCTGGACCGACCGCATTCGGAGATCAGCCCCTGGTCCGTGTGGCTGTCATGGTCGCCGGACCTGGTGCACTGGGGCGATTCCGAGGTGGTGATGAAGCCGGTGCCGTATCACTGGGACGAGTCGAAGATCGGTCCCGGTGCGACACCGATCCGCACCGAACGCGGCTGGCTCAGCATCTACCACGGGGTATTCGAGACCATGGACGGGGCAGTCTATCGTCTCGGCGTGGCGCTGCACGATCTTGCCAATCCGGCGAAGATTATCGGCGTTTCGGATGAATGGGTGCTAGCCCCAGAGGATCCCTGGGAGATCACGGGCTATGTACACAACGTCGTTTTTACCTGCGGTGCAGTCGCGGATGACGACGGCGGCGTAAAGATTTACTGGGGTGGCGCGGATACCGTGATGTGTGCCGGGACCGCGCGCCTCGACGACCTGGTAGATCTGTGCCTCAGCAACAGTCGGGCACCCTGGTAA
- the algA_1 gene encoding alginate biosynthesis protein AlgA gives MKIAMLSPLSWRTPPRHYGPWENVVSLLTEQLVAMGVDVTLFATGDSITRGKLSWVCERPYSEDPSIDPKVWECLHIAEVFRRADEFDLIHNQFDFLPLSYSGFTPTPLVTTIHGFSSPSILPVYKKYNDSTYYVAISEADRSCELDYAATIHHGIDLAQFPYREDAGDYLLFFGRIHHHKGVHDAIEVARRAGLRLVIAGIVQDEAYFQEQVEPHIDGSMVEYVGSVGPEKRQELLGGALGLLHLIHFDEPFGLSVVESMACGTPVIAYGRGSMPELIRDGQTGFIVADVNAAVQAVDRIDSLDRRACRDEVEQRFTSRHMARAYLEVYQSILDQRENYRPWGHYENLLERDDHKIKEIIVQPGQRLSLQKHRRRAEHWTVVSGEALVTVGDQEIPLRPGQSVDVPKGAVHRITNPGDIPLVLVEVQMGDYFGEDDIIRLEDDYDRS, from the coding sequence ATGAAGATTGCGATGTTGAGTCCCTTGTCCTGGCGCACACCCCCACGCCATTACGGGCCGTGGGAAAATGTGGTCAGCCTCCTGACAGAACAGCTGGTGGCGATGGGTGTCGATGTGACACTGTTTGCGACCGGGGATTCCATTACCCGTGGTAAACTTTCCTGGGTTTGTGAACGCCCTTACTCAGAAGACCCCTCGATTGATCCCAAGGTCTGGGAATGCCTGCATATCGCCGAGGTGTTCAGGCGGGCGGATGAGTTCGACCTCATCCACAACCAGTTCGATTTTCTGCCGCTCAGTTACAGCGGTTTTACCCCTACACCGCTGGTCACGACGATCCATGGATTCTCTTCGCCGTCGATTTTGCCCGTTTATAAAAAGTACAATGACAGCACCTATTATGTGGCCATTAGTGAGGCCGACAGGAGCTGTGAACTCGATTACGCCGCAACCATCCATCATGGCATCGATCTCGCACAATTCCCCTACCGCGAAGACGCGGGAGACTACCTGTTGTTCTTCGGGCGTATCCACCACCATAAGGGTGTCCACGATGCCATTGAGGTGGCGCGCAGGGCCGGACTACGGCTGGTGATTGCCGGGATCGTGCAGGACGAGGCATACTTCCAGGAACAGGTCGAGCCGCACATCGATGGATCCATGGTGGAATATGTTGGCTCCGTCGGGCCGGAGAAGAGACAGGAACTTCTGGGCGGTGCGCTGGGGTTGTTGCACCTGATTCACTTCGACGAACCGTTCGGGTTGAGCGTGGTCGAGTCCATGGCCTGTGGCACGCCGGTGATCGCCTATGGGCGGGGCTCAATGCCGGAACTCATTCGCGACGGCCAGACGGGATTCATCGTGGCCGATGTGAACGCCGCGGTACAGGCGGTGGACAGGATTGATTCGCTCGACCGGCGCGCCTGCCGGGACGAGGTGGAACAGCGCTTTACCAGCCGGCACATGGCACGCGCCTACCTGGAGGTCTACCAGAGCATCCTCGACCAGCGGGAGAACTATCGGCCGTGGGGACACTATGAAAACCTGCTCGAGCGGGATGATCACAAAATCAAGGAGATCATCGTCCAACCGGGCCAGCGGCTGAGCCTGCAGAAGCACCGGCGCCGGGCCGAGCACTGGACCGTGGTCAGTGGCGAAGCGCTGGTCACCGTGGGGGATCAGGAAATCCCGCTCAGGCCGGGGCAGTCCGTGGATGTCCCAAAGGGTGCAGTGCACAGGATCACGAACCCCGGTGATATCCCGCTGGTTCTGGTCGAGGTGCAGATGGGAGATTATTTCGGGGAAGACGATATTATCCGGCTGGAGGATGACTATGACCGCAGCTAA
- a CDS encoding beta-1,4-mannooligosaccharide phosphorylase gives MESRPDPTTPLARRKSIVMKAKISRVITRPYLPSGEERIQKVIQRVLSLDENEADTVLETLLQDFSHRHRYFRETLEQNFARVADFLPDIDQVSKQRRLLIGAYFTAEYSVEAAALFNPSIVQVPNQEADPEGTCRFVMSFRATGEGHISSIEFRSGVIDTNNDIYFDGLSDYVATPEIHPNPSYDRHLFRLKLQEMGANNAVTHQLLNRLPDNFTFNDLQGKIAELQNNGQFPPQEQTDAIDMAMWLAQSNYQILFRKEHAISERVIFPVSESERKGIEDARFVRFVDDDGTAVYYATYTAYNGETILPQLIETRDFLSFKHITLNGAQVQGKGMALFPRKIGGNYVMLSRQDGENNTIMFSDNLHFWQQAQILQEPEFPYEFIQMGNSGSPIEMPEGWLVVTHGVGPMRTYSLGIELLDLDDPTRIINRIEEPILVPNAYEREGYVPNVVYSCGALIHQDELIIPYASGDQRCGIATLQLPQLMARLTAR, from the coding sequence ATGGAAAGCAGACCTGACCCCACCACTCCACTCGCGCGGCGCAAGTCGATCGTGATGAAGGCGAAGATCAGTCGCGTCATTACCCGGCCGTATCTGCCGTCCGGTGAAGAACGCATCCAAAAAGTTATCCAGCGGGTGTTGAGCCTGGACGAGAATGAGGCGGATACGGTGCTGGAAACCCTCTTGCAGGATTTTTCCCACCGCCACCGCTACTTCAGGGAGACCCTGGAGCAAAATTTTGCACGGGTAGCTGACTTTTTGCCGGATATCGATCAGGTATCGAAGCAACGGCGGCTTCTGATCGGCGCGTACTTTACCGCGGAATACTCAGTGGAGGCGGCGGCGTTGTTCAATCCCTCAATCGTTCAGGTTCCGAACCAGGAGGCGGATCCTGAAGGCACCTGCCGGTTTGTTATGAGCTTCCGTGCCACTGGTGAAGGCCACATCTCCTCCATCGAGTTTCGCAGCGGGGTTATCGATACCAACAACGATATCTACTTCGATGGCCTGAGCGACTACGTAGCAACCCCGGAAATCCACCCCAACCCAAGCTATGACCGGCACCTGTTTCGGCTGAAACTCCAGGAGATGGGGGCGAATAATGCGGTAACGCACCAGCTTCTAAACAGGCTGCCGGACAATTTCACCTTCAACGATCTGCAGGGAAAGATCGCCGAACTCCAGAACAACGGCCAGTTTCCGCCACAGGAGCAGACGGATGCCATTGACATGGCAATGTGGCTGGCGCAATCCAATTACCAGATTTTGTTTCGCAAGGAACACGCAATTTCCGAGCGGGTGATCTTTCCCGTGTCGGAATCCGAGCGCAAGGGGATCGAGGATGCCCGCTTTGTACGTTTCGTCGACGACGACGGCACGGCGGTCTACTACGCCACCTATACCGCGTACAACGGAGAGACGATCCTGCCGCAACTCATCGAGACCCGCGATTTCCTCTCCTTCAAGCACATTACGCTGAATGGAGCCCAGGTACAGGGCAAGGGCATGGCCCTGTTCCCGAGAAAGATTGGGGGCAACTACGTGATGCTGTCGCGCCAGGATGGTGAGAACAATACCATCATGTTCTCGGACAACCTGCACTTCTGGCAGCAGGCCCAGATTCTTCAGGAGCCTGAGTTCCCCTATGAATTCATACAGATGGGCAACAGCGGCTCACCCATCGAGATGCCCGAAGGCTGGCTGGTCGTGACCCACGGGGTGGGTCCGATGCGGACCTACAGCCTCGGCATCGAGTTGCTCGACCTGGACGACCCGACCCGGATCATCAACCGGATTGAGGAGCCGATCCTGGTGCCGAATGCGTATGAGCGGGAGGGGTATGTCCCGAACGTGGTTTACAGTTGTGGCGCACTCATCCACCAGGACGAATTGATCATCCCCTACGCCTCGGGCGACCAGCGCTGCGGCATAGCAACCCTGCAGCTACCACAGCTGATGGCCAGGCTGACAGCACGGTAG
- the pimB_1 gene encoding GDP-mannose-dependent alpha-(1-6)-phosphatidylinositol monomannoside mannosyltransferase, with amino-acid sequence MDNFGTTGSRPEWEALKSIVLIGNHLPRQCGIATFTTHLLESIALNAPDKACWAVAMNDRPTGYSYPSQVRFEINQSQLNEYSLAADLCNLNQVDVICLQHEYGIFGGKRGSFIIELLRNLNMPVVTTLHTILKDPNLQDRHIMMQLAEFSDRLVVMSERSVEFLRDIYQVPEEKIVLIHHGIPDVPFVKSDAYKDKFGVSGKKVILTFGLLSPGKGIEVVIDALPEIVKAHPQVIYMVVGATHPHLKMEDGEDYRNSLHRRAKELGVSEHIVFHDRFVADEDLLEFIGVADIYVTPYLNEAQIISGTLAYALGMGKAVISTPFWHAQELLADDRGRLVPFRDQAALAREVIDLLDHPDECRAIQERAYQYGRKMVWSDVGRRYLDTFAEAKRQRLRKNVPRRGLETLGLRQQRLPEIKLDYLRRMTDDTGMLQHAKYTVADRTHGYCVDDNARALIVAVTLQDLQPLDSAQSGLAATYLSFLGHAFNDQTGRFRNFMSYDRYWLEGTGSEDSHGRAVWGLGVAVALGRDKGQVGFSVDLFHRALDATEHFTHPRAIAFAIIGIHAYLGRYSGDSRAKMMRKILSERLMQRFRDFAPQEVPLGCASEDWPWCDNILTYDNARLPQALLLSGQWLPDSEMLEMGLRSLDWLKQVQTDEKGRHFVAIGNHGWFPRGGEKARFDQQPIEAAAMVDACIEAFNCTRDEEWITYAYRCLNWYQGENDLGVPLCDYATGGCRDGLEAQGANENQGAESTLCWLMALLAVYNHRSWDRVTPEEEPTRLDVQKVSSE; translated from the coding sequence ATGGATAACTTCGGCACGACAGGCTCAAGACCAGAATGGGAGGCTCTCAAGTCGATCGTCCTCATCGGCAACCACCTCCCCCGGCAGTGTGGTATCGCCACGTTCACCACCCACCTGCTTGAATCCATCGCGCTGAATGCACCGGACAAAGCCTGTTGGGCGGTCGCAATGAACGACCGGCCAACAGGCTATTCCTACCCGTCTCAGGTGCGCTTCGAGATCAACCAGTCTCAACTGAACGAATACAGCCTGGCGGCCGACTTATGCAACCTTAACCAGGTGGATGTGATCTGTCTCCAGCATGAATACGGTATTTTTGGTGGCAAGCGGGGCAGCTTTATTATCGAGCTGCTGCGTAATCTCAATATGCCGGTTGTGACGACTCTGCACACAATCCTGAAGGATCCGAACCTTCAGGACCGGCACATCATGATGCAACTTGCCGAGTTCTCAGACCGGCTGGTGGTGATGAGTGAACGCTCAGTCGAATTCCTGCGCGATATCTACCAGGTGCCGGAGGAGAAGATTGTCCTTATACATCATGGCATCCCTGACGTGCCGTTTGTCAAATCCGATGCCTACAAGGACAAGTTCGGCGTATCCGGAAAGAAAGTCATCCTGACCTTCGGCCTGCTTTCGCCGGGCAAGGGCATTGAGGTGGTCATAGATGCCTTGCCGGAGATCGTGAAGGCCCACCCGCAGGTCATCTATATGGTGGTAGGCGCCACCCATCCGCACCTTAAGATGGAAGATGGGGAGGATTACAGAAACAGCCTTCACAGGCGTGCAAAAGAACTCGGCGTTTCGGAGCACATTGTTTTTCATGATCGTTTCGTTGCCGACGAAGATCTGCTGGAGTTTATCGGTGTGGCAGATATTTATGTCACTCCGTACCTGAATGAGGCGCAGATTATTTCCGGCACGCTTGCCTATGCGCTTGGGATGGGCAAAGCGGTGATATCCACACCCTTCTGGCACGCTCAGGAGTTGCTCGCTGATGATCGGGGCAGGCTGGTTCCATTCCGGGATCAGGCCGCTCTGGCGCGGGAAGTCATCGACCTCCTGGATCATCCCGATGAGTGCCGCGCCATCCAGGAGAGGGCCTATCAATACGGTCGCAAAATGGTCTGGAGTGATGTAGGCCGCCGCTATCTCGACACCTTTGCAGAAGCCAAACGACAGCGATTGAGGAAGAACGTACCCAGGCGCGGGCTGGAGACCCTCGGACTACGCCAGCAACGGCTACCGGAGATCAAGCTGGACTATTTACGCCGGATGACCGATGACACGGGTATGTTGCAACACGCCAAGTACACGGTTGCAGACCGGACACACGGCTATTGCGTGGACGATAATGCCCGCGCGTTGATCGTCGCGGTCACGCTACAGGACCTCCAGCCTCTGGATTCAGCACAAAGCGGCCTTGCCGCCACTTATCTGAGTTTTCTGGGTCACGCCTTCAATGACCAGACCGGCCGCTTCCGCAACTTTATGTCCTATGATCGCTACTGGCTAGAGGGAACAGGTTCGGAGGACTCCCACGGTCGTGCGGTGTGGGGGCTGGGCGTCGCAGTGGCATTGGGGCGGGATAAGGGGCAGGTGGGTTTTTCGGTCGACCTGTTCCATCGTGCACTGGACGCCACCGAACATTTCACCCACCCACGGGCGATTGCCTTCGCCATTATCGGTATTCATGCCTATCTGGGCCGCTACAGCGGGGACAGCCGCGCGAAAATGATGCGCAAGATACTCTCGGAACGACTGATGCAGCGGTTCAGGGATTTCGCCCCGCAGGAAGTGCCCTTGGGGTGCGCCAGCGAAGACTGGCCCTGGTGTGACAACATCCTGACCTACGACAATGCCCGGTTGCCACAGGCTTTACTGCTGTCTGGGCAGTGGCTTCCCGACAGCGAGATGCTGGAGATGGGGTTGCGCTCTCTCGACTGGTTGAAGCAGGTTCAGACCGATGAGAAGGGCCGGCACTTTGTCGCTATCGGCAATCACGGCTGGTTTCCCAGAGGCGGCGAAAAAGCGCGATTCGATCAACAACCCATCGAGGCGGCCGCGATGGTGGACGCCTGTATCGAGGCATTCAACTGCACGCGGGATGAGGAATGGATTACCTATGCCTACCGTTGTCTCAACTGGTACCAAGGCGAGAACGATCTGGGGGTTCCGCTCTGCGATTATGCGACCGGCGGCTGCCGGGACGGGCTGGAAGCGCAGGGCGCGAATGAAAATCAGGGCGCAGAGTCCACGCTTTGCTGGCTCATGGCGCTGCTCGCCGTCTATAACCACCGCAGCTGGGATCGGGTTACACCGGAGGAAGAGCCCACCCGGCTTGATGTTCAGAAAGTATCGTCGGAATAG
- a CDS encoding xylose isomerase-like TIM barrel — protein sequence MNNFNKFGKINESTFTPSSVIANQQFQEFLNPSGGPVAGIPIPILDQNLAKIIVTRVDDIIWYLNRYSLELNFKHDQLTIDEFLAYARKWGFAGAQLHVAKGDPCICLTGESDEYLRDLAYQKKERRLDLQIDISSTDKSEIEEAVRVARAMGVPVIRCYIRLGGTFSEIVEQAIKDLCYAAELVEKWGIELLLEQHEFLTGPEMLEIVKAVNNPSLGILFDFGNPVTAGREPLDDIMVLQEYIRGAHCKDVLIARSDKYWAQLGVQMGQGDLNLPKIFFDLLMLGSEKPQVQFLAIQMVVDYYAQGHRAESDLNTHVYNKKPTSVTCLADNLSETELQKSLHQERMDAQTGFQYCKNLVENLKMFGTQFVVESGYRVDRHPNVSGIMEL from the coding sequence ATGAATAATTTTAACAAGTTTGGCAAAATAAATGAATCAACATTTACCCCTTCTAGCGTGATCGCAAATCAACAATTCCAGGAATTCCTTAACCCATCGGGAGGCCCTGTAGCTGGAATTCCAATTCCAATACTGGATCAAAATTTGGCAAAAATAATTGTCACTCGGGTTGATGATATTATTTGGTATTTAAACCGTTATAGTCTGGAGCTTAATTTCAAGCATGACCAGCTGACCATCGATGAATTTTTAGCCTATGCGCGAAAGTGGGGATTTGCGGGCGCGCAACTCCATGTAGCCAAAGGCGATCCTTGTATTTGCTTGACAGGTGAATCGGACGAATATCTGCGTGATCTTGCATACCAGAAAAAAGAGCGCAGGCTCGACTTACAGATAGATATTAGTTCCACGGATAAAAGCGAAATTGAAGAAGCGGTTCGCGTTGCCCGTGCCATGGGCGTTCCGGTTATTCGTTGCTACATCAGATTGGGTGGCACTTTTTCTGAAATTGTCGAGCAAGCGATTAAAGATCTTTGTTACGCCGCTGAATTGGTGGAAAAATGGGGTATTGAACTTCTTCTGGAGCAACACGAATTCTTAACAGGTCCTGAAATGCTGGAAATTGTTAAGGCCGTCAATAATCCCAGTCTTGGTATTTTGTTTGACTTTGGCAATCCCGTTACAGCTGGCCGAGAGCCGTTAGACGATATAATGGTTTTACAGGAATATATTCGCGGTGCGCATTGCAAGGATGTCCTCATAGCCAGGAGCGACAAATATTGGGCACAGCTGGGAGTTCAAATGGGTCAGGGTGATCTCAACTTACCAAAAATATTTTTTGATCTCTTGATGCTGGGTAGTGAAAAACCGCAAGTCCAATTTTTAGCCATACAGATGGTTGTGGATTATTATGCTCAGGGGCATCGAGCCGAGAGCGATCTAAACACGCACGTTTATAACAAAAAACCGACGAGTGTGACCTGTCTGGCAGATAATTTATCTGAAACCGAGCTGCAAAAAAGCCTACACCAGGAAAGAATGGATGCTCAGACGGGGTTTCAATATTGCAAAAATTTAGTTGAAAACTTAAAGATGTTTGGGACACAGTTCGTGGTTGAATCAGGCTATCGTGTTGATAGGCACCCTAATGTGTCAGGAATAATGGAATTATGA